A genomic stretch from Glaciecola nitratireducens FR1064 includes:
- the nadD gene encoding nicotinate (nicotinamide) nucleotide adenylyltransferase: MTYSQPITLFGGTFNPPHWGHVKPLKQAMQALDITKVGLMPCNIPPHKQRLKISNQHRLAMLQIICELESSLYIEGIELESDEVSFTFNTLQKLKKNNQQSLCFVMGADSFQSFETWHRWQEILQLCNIIVLNRDNQPLKRLKEVTQYISCGPHDAVSLADKQVLSTSNGIVVSCHFPNVAVSSTLIRDKLEQKDYPYLETGEVLPLEVLKYIKQHQLYERKIP, from the coding sequence ATGACCTATTCTCAACCAATCACGCTCTTCGGTGGCACTTTTAACCCGCCGCATTGGGGACACGTCAAGCCATTAAAACAAGCGATGCAAGCTCTCGACATAACGAAAGTGGGTTTGATGCCATGCAACATTCCTCCTCATAAGCAACGCTTAAAGATTAGCAATCAACACCGATTGGCAATGCTACAAATTATTTGTGAGCTTGAGTCATCGCTATATATCGAAGGTATCGAATTAGAAAGTGATGAAGTGAGTTTTACCTTCAATACCTTGCAAAAATTAAAGAAGAATAATCAACAATCACTCTGTTTTGTGATGGGCGCAGACTCGTTCCAATCGTTTGAAACATGGCATAGATGGCAAGAGATCTTGCAGCTTTGTAATATTATTGTGTTGAATAGAGACAACCAGCCGTTAAAAAGATTGAAAGAAGTGACGCAATATATTTCATGTGGGCCTCATGATGCTGTATCCTTAGCAGACAAGCAGGTTTTATCAACAAGTAACGGAATTGTTGTGTCTTGCCATTTTCCAAACGTTGCGGTGTCTTCAACTTTAATTCGAGATAAACTCGAGCAAAAAGACTATCCTTATTTGGAAACAGGCGAAGTACTGCCTTTAGAGGTGTTGAAATATATTAAGCAACACCAATTATATGAACGAAAAATCCCTTAG